In Triticum urartu cultivar G1812 chromosome 6, Tu2.1, whole genome shotgun sequence, the following proteins share a genomic window:
- the LOC125513874 gene encoding L-arabinokinase-like isoform X1 has translation MVARGSGAEEAPPPTQQRLVFAYYITGHGFGHATRALEVVRHLIGAGHEVHVVTAAPEFVFTTEIDSPSLHIRRVLLDCGAVQADALTVDRLASLEKYHQTAVVPREAILRTEVEWLHSIKADLVVSDVVPVACRAAADAGIRSVCVTNFSWDFIYAEYVVAAGNHHRSIVWQIAEDYSHCEFLLRLPGYCPMPAFRDVIDVPLVVRRLHKSRSEVRKELGIAEDVKVVIFNFGGQPAGWKLKKEWLPDGWLCLVCGASDTQELPPNYVKLAKDAYTPDLMAASDCMLGKIGYGTVSEALAYKLPFVFVRRDYFNEEPFLRNMLEHYQCGIEMIRRDLLTGHWKPYLLRALTLKPCYDRPINGGEVAAHILQDTAVGKKYISGKLSGARRLRDAIVLGYQLQRAPGRDVGIPEWYSLSEKEIGVRPAPASRRINGSAESSFEDFEILHGDMQGLTDTMAFLTSLSGLVGNDPRIPEKQSRERTAASVLFDLEEDIYVARAPGRLDVMGGIADYSGSLVLQMPIREACHVAIQRSDPVKQKLWKHTQARQLANGAVPILQIVSFGSELSNRAPTFDMDLSDFMDGDKPISYEKAKEYFSQDPSQKWAAYVAGTVLVLMTELGVQFTDSMSILVSSSVPEGKGVSSSASVEVATMSAIAAVYGLNIAPRDLAILCQKVENHIVGAPCGVMDQMTSACGEANKLLAMVCQPAEVKELVSIPTHIRFWGLDSGIRHSVGGTDYGSVRVGTYMGRKMIKCAASDLISQSFPSAPTQSCDASEEYEKYGVDLLKSEASLQYLCNLPPHRYEAAYARDIPEFITGDEFKEKYGDHNDAVTVIDPKRSYSVKAPTRHPIYENFRVEAFKALLTAAKTDEQLSALGELMYQCHYSYNACGLGSDGTDRLVNLVQEIQHRKTTSQHEGPSLFGAKITGGGSGGSVCVIGKNGLKSSEEIFEIQKRYKAATGYLPIVFEGSSPGAGKFGYLKIRWRSA, from the exons ATGGTGGCCCGGGGAAGCGGCGCGGAGGAGGCGCCGCCGCCGACGCAGCAGCGCCTCGTCTTCGCCTACTACATCACCGGCCACGGCTTCGGCCACGCCACCCGCGCCCTCGAG GTGGTGAGGCACCTGATCGGCGCGGGGCACGAGGTGCACGTGGTCACCGCCGCGCCGGAGTTCGTCTTCACCACCGAGATCGACTCCCCCAGCCTCCACATCCGCAGGGTCCTGCTCGACTGCGGCGCCGTGCAGGCCGACGCGCTCACCGTCGACCGACTCGCATCCCTCGAGAAG TACCATCAGACGGCCGTGGTGCCCCGCGAGGCGATACTCAGGACTGAAGTGGAGTGGCTCCACTCAATCAAGGCCGACTTAGTG GTTTCGGATGTTGTCCCGGTGGCGTGCAGGGCGGCTGCAGATGCTGGCATTCGCTCCGTGTGTGTCACGAATTTCAG TTGGGACTTCATTTATGCAGAGTACGTTGTAGCAGCTGGAAATCATCATCGCTCAATTGTGTGGCAG ATAGCAGAGGATTACTCACATTGTGAGTTCTTACTACGACTCCCTGGATACTGCCCTA TGCCTGCTTTCCGTGACGTTATTGATGTGCCTCTTGTGGTGAGAAGATTACACAAATCTCGATCCGAG GTGAGAAAGGAACTAGGGATTGCAGAGGATGTTAAGGTGGTCATTTTCAACTTTGGAGGACAG CCGGCAGGATGGAAACTGAAGAAAGAGTGGTTGCCTGATGGTTGGCTTTGTTTG GTATGTGGTGCATCTGATACTCAAGAGCTTCCTCCAAATTATGTCAAGCTCGCAAAGGATGCGTACACACCTGATTTAATGGCAGCATCTGACTGCATGCTTG GGAAAATTGGATATGGTACCGTGAGTGAGGCTTTGGCGTACAAGCTGCCATTTGTATTTGTCCGTAGAGATTATTTCAATGAAGAGCCTTTTCTGCGGAATATGCTTGAG CATTATCAATGTGGCATTGAGATGATACGGAGGGATTTACTTACTGGACATTGGAAACCTTATCTGCTACGCGCTTTAACACTTAAGCCCTGCTATGATCGTCCAATAAATGGTGGCGAG GTGGCTGCACATATCCTCCAGGATACTGCTGTCGGGAAGAAGTATATTTCCGGCAAG TTGAGTGGGGCAAGACGATTACGTGATGCCATAGTGCTAGGATACCAACTACAGAGGGCTCCCGGGAGAGATGTAGGAATCCCTGAATGGTATTCTCTCTCCGAGAAAGAAATCGGTGTTCGCCCAGCACCCGCGTCTCGTCGGATTAATGGAAGTGCAGAATC ATCTTTTGAGGACTTCGAGATTCTCCATGGAGACATGCAAGGATTAACCGATACTATGGCTTTCCTGACAAGTTTATCTGGGCTTGTTGGAAACGATCCGAGGATCCCTGAGAAGCAATCCCGAGAAAGGACTGCTGCTTCTGTACTCTTTGACTTGGAG GAGGATATATATGTTGCAAGAGCACCTGGACGATTGGATGTCATGGGTGGCATTGCAGATTATTCAGGAAGTCTTGTACTACAG ATGCCCATTCGAGAGGCCTGTCATGTTGCTATTCAGAGAAGCGATCCTGTCAAGCAGAAGCTATGGAAGCATACTCAGGCTAGGCAGCTAGCAAATGGAGCAGTGCCGATTTTGCAAATT GTATCATTTGGCTCTGAATTGAGTAACAGGGCACCAACATTCGATATGGACCTGTCTGATTTTATGGATGGTGACAAACCAATATCGTATGAAAAGGCCAAAGAATATTTCTCCCAGGATCCATCTCAAAA ATGGGCTGCCTATGTTGCTGGAACAGTTCTTGTGTTGATGACTGAACTAGGTGTTCAATTCACAGACAGCATGAGCATTTTG GTTTCTTCTTCTGTTCCTGAAGGCAAAGGTGTCTCATCTTCTGCATCAGTGGAGGTTGCTACAATGTCTGCTATTGCCGCAGTCTATG GTTTAAATATTGCTCCAAGGGATCTTGCTATACTCTGTCAAAAG GTTGAGAATCACATTGTTGGAGCTCCTTGTGGTGTAATGGACCAAATGACATCTGCTTGCGGAGAAGCCAACAAACTTCTGGCTATGGTTTGCCAG CCTGCTGAAGTGAAAGAATTGGTCAGCATTCCAACTCATATACGATTTTGGGGTCTGGACTCTGGGATACGACATAG TGTTGGTGGGACTGATTATGGATCTGTGAGGGTAGGCACATATATGGGACGCAAGATGATTAAGTGTGCTGCATCTGACCTAATTTCTCAATCCTTTCCGTCTGCTCCTACGCAATCGTGCGACGCTTCTGAAGAATATGAAAAATATGGTGTGGATCTTCTGAAATCTGAAGCTTCACTGCAGTATCTATGCAACCTACCACCTCATAG ATATGAAGCTGCCTATGCAAGAGATATTCCTGAGTTCATTACTGGGGATGAATTTAAGGAGAAATATGGAGATCACAACGATGCAGTAACAGTTATTGACCCAAAAAGATCTTACAGTGTGAAGGCTCCTACTAGACATCCCATATACGAGAACTTCCGTGTTGAG GCCTTCAAAGCATTGTTAACAGCAGCCAAAACAGATGAGCAACTTTCAGCCCTTGGAGAACTTATGTATCAG TGCCATTACAGCTACAATGCTTGCGGGCTTGGTTCTGATGGGACTGATAGGCTGGTGAATCTAGTACAAGAAATCCAGCACAGGAAGACCACCTCGCAACATGAAGGCCCGAGTCTATTTGGTGCAAAGATCACTGGTGGAGGTTCTGGTGGTTCAGTTTGTGTTATTGGGAAAAATGGCCTGAAAAGTAGTGAAGAGATTTTCGAG ATCCAGAAAAGATACAAAGCAGCCACCGGTTACCTACCAATTGTCTTCGAGGGTTCGTCTCCCGGCGCGGGCAAATTCGGGTACCTGAAGATCCGATGGCGGTCGGCATAA
- the LOC125513874 gene encoding L-arabinokinase-like isoform X2 — translation MQYHQTAVVPREAILRTEVEWLHSIKADLVVSDVVPVACRAAADAGIRSVCVTNFSWDFIYAEYVVAAGNHHRSIVWQIAEDYSHCEFLLRLPGYCPMPAFRDVIDVPLVVRRLHKSRSEVRKELGIAEDVKVVIFNFGGQPAGWKLKKEWLPDGWLCLVCGASDTQELPPNYVKLAKDAYTPDLMAASDCMLGKIGYGTVSEALAYKLPFVFVRRDYFNEEPFLRNMLEHYQCGIEMIRRDLLTGHWKPYLLRALTLKPCYDRPINGGEVAAHILQDTAVGKKYISGKLSGARRLRDAIVLGYQLQRAPGRDVGIPEWYSLSEKEIGVRPAPASRRINGSAESSFEDFEILHGDMQGLTDTMAFLTSLSGLVGNDPRIPEKQSRERTAASVLFDLEEDIYVARAPGRLDVMGGIADYSGSLVLQMPIREACHVAIQRSDPVKQKLWKHTQARQLANGAVPILQIVSFGSELSNRAPTFDMDLSDFMDGDKPISYEKAKEYFSQDPSQKWAAYVAGTVLVLMTELGVQFTDSMSILVSSSVPEGKGVSSSASVEVATMSAIAAVYGLNIAPRDLAILCQKVENHIVGAPCGVMDQMTSACGEANKLLAMVCQPAEVKELVSIPTHIRFWGLDSGIRHSVGGTDYGSVRVGTYMGRKMIKCAASDLISQSFPSAPTQSCDASEEYEKYGVDLLKSEASLQYLCNLPPHRYEAAYARDIPEFITGDEFKEKYGDHNDAVTVIDPKRSYSVKAPTRHPIYENFRVEAFKALLTAAKTDEQLSALGELMYQCHYSYNACGLGSDGTDRLVNLVQEIQHRKTTSQHEGPSLFGAKITGGGSGGSVCVIGKNGLKSSEEIFEIQKRYKAATGYLPIVFEGSSPGAGKFGYLKIRWRSA, via the exons ATGCAGTACCATCAGACGGCCGTGGTGCCCCGCGAGGCGATACTCAGGACTGAAGTGGAGTGGCTCCACTCAATCAAGGCCGACTTAGTG GTTTCGGATGTTGTCCCGGTGGCGTGCAGGGCGGCTGCAGATGCTGGCATTCGCTCCGTGTGTGTCACGAATTTCAG TTGGGACTTCATTTATGCAGAGTACGTTGTAGCAGCTGGAAATCATCATCGCTCAATTGTGTGGCAG ATAGCAGAGGATTACTCACATTGTGAGTTCTTACTACGACTCCCTGGATACTGCCCTA TGCCTGCTTTCCGTGACGTTATTGATGTGCCTCTTGTGGTGAGAAGATTACACAAATCTCGATCCGAG GTGAGAAAGGAACTAGGGATTGCAGAGGATGTTAAGGTGGTCATTTTCAACTTTGGAGGACAG CCGGCAGGATGGAAACTGAAGAAAGAGTGGTTGCCTGATGGTTGGCTTTGTTTG GTATGTGGTGCATCTGATACTCAAGAGCTTCCTCCAAATTATGTCAAGCTCGCAAAGGATGCGTACACACCTGATTTAATGGCAGCATCTGACTGCATGCTTG GGAAAATTGGATATGGTACCGTGAGTGAGGCTTTGGCGTACAAGCTGCCATTTGTATTTGTCCGTAGAGATTATTTCAATGAAGAGCCTTTTCTGCGGAATATGCTTGAG CATTATCAATGTGGCATTGAGATGATACGGAGGGATTTACTTACTGGACATTGGAAACCTTATCTGCTACGCGCTTTAACACTTAAGCCCTGCTATGATCGTCCAATAAATGGTGGCGAG GTGGCTGCACATATCCTCCAGGATACTGCTGTCGGGAAGAAGTATATTTCCGGCAAG TTGAGTGGGGCAAGACGATTACGTGATGCCATAGTGCTAGGATACCAACTACAGAGGGCTCCCGGGAGAGATGTAGGAATCCCTGAATGGTATTCTCTCTCCGAGAAAGAAATCGGTGTTCGCCCAGCACCCGCGTCTCGTCGGATTAATGGAAGTGCAGAATC ATCTTTTGAGGACTTCGAGATTCTCCATGGAGACATGCAAGGATTAACCGATACTATGGCTTTCCTGACAAGTTTATCTGGGCTTGTTGGAAACGATCCGAGGATCCCTGAGAAGCAATCCCGAGAAAGGACTGCTGCTTCTGTACTCTTTGACTTGGAG GAGGATATATATGTTGCAAGAGCACCTGGACGATTGGATGTCATGGGTGGCATTGCAGATTATTCAGGAAGTCTTGTACTACAG ATGCCCATTCGAGAGGCCTGTCATGTTGCTATTCAGAGAAGCGATCCTGTCAAGCAGAAGCTATGGAAGCATACTCAGGCTAGGCAGCTAGCAAATGGAGCAGTGCCGATTTTGCAAATT GTATCATTTGGCTCTGAATTGAGTAACAGGGCACCAACATTCGATATGGACCTGTCTGATTTTATGGATGGTGACAAACCAATATCGTATGAAAAGGCCAAAGAATATTTCTCCCAGGATCCATCTCAAAA ATGGGCTGCCTATGTTGCTGGAACAGTTCTTGTGTTGATGACTGAACTAGGTGTTCAATTCACAGACAGCATGAGCATTTTG GTTTCTTCTTCTGTTCCTGAAGGCAAAGGTGTCTCATCTTCTGCATCAGTGGAGGTTGCTACAATGTCTGCTATTGCCGCAGTCTATG GTTTAAATATTGCTCCAAGGGATCTTGCTATACTCTGTCAAAAG GTTGAGAATCACATTGTTGGAGCTCCTTGTGGTGTAATGGACCAAATGACATCTGCTTGCGGAGAAGCCAACAAACTTCTGGCTATGGTTTGCCAG CCTGCTGAAGTGAAAGAATTGGTCAGCATTCCAACTCATATACGATTTTGGGGTCTGGACTCTGGGATACGACATAG TGTTGGTGGGACTGATTATGGATCTGTGAGGGTAGGCACATATATGGGACGCAAGATGATTAAGTGTGCTGCATCTGACCTAATTTCTCAATCCTTTCCGTCTGCTCCTACGCAATCGTGCGACGCTTCTGAAGAATATGAAAAATATGGTGTGGATCTTCTGAAATCTGAAGCTTCACTGCAGTATCTATGCAACCTACCACCTCATAG ATATGAAGCTGCCTATGCAAGAGATATTCCTGAGTTCATTACTGGGGATGAATTTAAGGAGAAATATGGAGATCACAACGATGCAGTAACAGTTATTGACCCAAAAAGATCTTACAGTGTGAAGGCTCCTACTAGACATCCCATATACGAGAACTTCCGTGTTGAG GCCTTCAAAGCATTGTTAACAGCAGCCAAAACAGATGAGCAACTTTCAGCCCTTGGAGAACTTATGTATCAG TGCCATTACAGCTACAATGCTTGCGGGCTTGGTTCTGATGGGACTGATAGGCTGGTGAATCTAGTACAAGAAATCCAGCACAGGAAGACCACCTCGCAACATGAAGGCCCGAGTCTATTTGGTGCAAAGATCACTGGTGGAGGTTCTGGTGGTTCAGTTTGTGTTATTGGGAAAAATGGCCTGAAAAGTAGTGAAGAGATTTTCGAG ATCCAGAAAAGATACAAAGCAGCCACCGGTTACCTACCAATTGTCTTCGAGGGTTCGTCTCCCGGCGCGGGCAAATTCGGGTACCTGAAGATCCGATGGCGGTCGGCATAA